The following coding sequences lie in one Planococcus lenghuensis genomic window:
- a CDS encoding DEAD/DEAH box helicase family protein has product MILKFVYLFGPQAVGKMTVGQELSKITDLKLFHNHMTIDLLEPLFGFGSGLWRLSNLFREEIVTSFAKSNEYGMVFTFVWAFNQQEDWKNVERMCTTFLAQGAQLYFMELEAPVEERLKRNKTPNRLEQKPTKRNIKQSVENLVGTMESLRLNSEEGEIKQENHLRIDHTNLHAEEVAKMIKREFAL; this is encoded by the coding sequence ATGATCTTAAAATTTGTTTACCTATTTGGCCCTCAAGCAGTTGGAAAAATGACAGTCGGACAAGAGCTGTCGAAAATTACGGATTTAAAGTTGTTCCACAATCATATGACGATTGATTTACTGGAACCCCTATTTGGATTTGGTTCTGGACTGTGGAGATTATCGAACTTATTCAGAGAAGAGATAGTTACGTCTTTCGCCAAAAGTAACGAGTATGGAATGGTATTTACTTTTGTCTGGGCATTTAATCAACAAGAGGATTGGAAGAACGTTGAGCGAATGTGCACTACCTTTCTTGCCCAAGGAGCTCAACTGTATTTTATGGAGTTGGAAGCCCCTGTAGAAGAAAGGCTCAAGCGGAATAAGACACCAAATCGATTAGAACAAAAGCCGACTAAGCGAAATATAAAGCAATCTGTAGAAAATCTGGTAGGTACTATGGAGAGCCTTCGACTAAATTCTGAAGAAGGGGAAATTAAACAGGAAAATCACTTAAGGATTGATCATACAAACCTGCATGCTGAAGAAGTCGCAAAAATGATTAAAAGGGAATTTGCGTTGTAG
- a CDS encoding tyrosine-type recombinase/integrase, which translates to MELLAKNDQQLLVLSPLSLPSLQLKKDEAEKQGRSPFADFDDVEMLNWYIHERRHTNEANERSERTKREYENELRQFIGQLMTFAAEIGLDIEAIKDHSLFKSLEPRHLRRWQEWLMKESPRVKEKGPYSQTTITRKTTIIRSFFQYLYRVDYIIVETHIGLRKATVRNDDRPNRDLGPGDVVEMLRGFKAIEHPVMFGIILTLTATGIRNEEYCKLDVRHVQRDRILGGFFLSVIGKGNKRRQIPLKPQVIEAMENFRKARGIPSLSAADPDSPLFTTSRGTRFSPSYLNQYMTKEMIKIQERLNGLEINITPHVFRHAFAITSHLNKVGIYDIMRSLGHEKLDTTQIYLEKVFAKERHAVNQWSKNTLNEFL; encoded by the coding sequence ATGGAACTTTTAGCAAAAAACGACCAGCAGCTTCTGGTCCTATCCCCGCTGTCACTTCCGTCGCTGCAGCTGAAAAAAGATGAAGCGGAAAAACAAGGACGGAGTCCATTCGCGGATTTTGATGACGTGGAGATGCTGAACTGGTACATTCACGAACGCCGGCATACGAATGAAGCGAATGAACGCTCGGAACGGACCAAACGGGAATACGAAAACGAACTGCGCCAATTCATCGGCCAGTTGATGACCTTTGCCGCAGAGATTGGGTTGGATATCGAAGCGATTAAAGACCATTCCCTCTTCAAGTCGCTTGAACCCCGGCATCTTCGCCGATGGCAGGAATGGCTGATGAAAGAAAGTCCACGAGTGAAGGAAAAAGGGCCATACAGCCAGACAACGATTACCCGGAAGACGACCATCATCCGCTCCTTCTTTCAGTACCTGTATCGGGTGGACTATATAATAGTAGAAACTCATATCGGATTGCGGAAAGCAACCGTCCGGAATGATGATCGACCGAACCGGGACTTGGGACCAGGCGATGTCGTGGAGATGTTGCGGGGATTCAAAGCCATCGAGCATCCGGTCATGTTCGGCATCATTCTGACCTTGACCGCTACCGGCATTCGGAATGAGGAGTATTGTAAATTAGATGTTCGGCATGTGCAGCGCGACCGGATTCTTGGGGGCTTTTTTCTGAGTGTTATCGGTAAAGGGAACAAACGGCGGCAAATTCCACTGAAGCCACAAGTGATCGAAGCCATGGAAAATTTCCGGAAAGCCCGGGGAATCCCTTCCCTGTCAGCTGCAGATCCGGATTCCCCGTTATTCACGACCAGCCGCGGTACCCGGTTCTCTCCCAGCTATTTGAACCAGTACATGACAAAAGAAATGATCAAAATCCAGGAACGATTAAACGGACTGGAAATAAATATCACACCACACGTGTTTCGCCATGCATTTGCCATTACATCTCACTTAAATAAGGTTGGTATATACGATATCATGCGTTCGCTTGGCCATGAAAAGCTGGATACGACGCAAATTTACTTGGAGAAGGTTTTTGCGAAGGAACGGCATGCCGTGAATCAGTGGTCTAAAAATACTTTAAATGAATTCCTTTAA
- a CDS encoding AbrB/MazE/SpoVT family DNA-binding domain-containing protein: MKSTGVIRKMDPLGRIVVPKELRRTLDIENGDPIEIFVEEDLIILKKYNARGACAVTGEVTAENKEYAPGLILSPKGAELLLEQLSNSSANSSR, encoded by the coding sequence ATGAAAAGCACAGGAGTTATAAGGAAAATGGATCCGCTCGGACGGATTGTGGTCCCGAAAGAACTCAGACGGACGCTGGATATTGAAAATGGAGATCCAATTGAAATTTTTGTTGAGGAGGACCTTATCATTCTGAAGAAGTATAATGCCCGCGGCGCTTGCGCCGTCACCGGGGAAGTTACGGCCGAAAACAAGGAGTACGCTCCTGGACTGATCCTCAGCCCAAAAGGCGCGGAATTGCTTCTGGAACAGCTGAGCAACAGCTCTGCCAATAGCTCACGCTGA
- the relB gene encoding type II toxin-antitoxin system RelB family antitoxin translates to MATISLRVDDRDSKLIRDYAKMKKTSVSDLMRNATIEKIEDEIDVENFDRVLASTKKTHSLDDVKKELGL, encoded by the coding sequence ATGGCCACTATTTCCTTGCGTGTGGATGATCGCGACAGCAAACTCATCCGCGATTACGCCAAAATGAAGAAGACGTCCGTTTCCGATTTGATGCGAAACGCCACCATTGAAAAAATCGAAGATGAGATTGATGTGGAAAATTTTGACCGCGTGCTTGCCAGTACGAAAAAAACCCATTCCTTGGATGACGTCAAAAAAGAATTGGGTTTATAA
- a CDS encoding helix-turn-helix transcriptional regulator, whose protein sequence is MSKDFYRIGEVADLLGVQNPTVYKYASKGLIERMPDPHRLSRGGKYSRESVDRLVRQKQETEAAGRSINDVAEGIGVSAGKVRKAIEELELDVKKVEAPFEKAAYRFAITPEQEDAIARHLQKRTTTRPKRNQLYLPQLDAVLYQSFRIAGDQFVRLREHSNKGCGFYLEHEQFISIQEGLKTYNLQPRYAIHSQRKRDGAGFTDITVRFGTPEFYQILDVLLATCGVENFNLEILNRRVRIAIRNGRYPRNEFATLEAAAALQKHITGGLLTTEEGEWTFYKDDKLVTLDVPIELYQQLERQAKAAHMSPKEYMLQVLAKQGKQT, encoded by the coding sequence ATGTCCAAGGATTTCTATCGCATCGGGGAAGTGGCGGATCTCTTAGGTGTCCAGAATCCGACCGTCTATAAATATGCGAGCAAAGGGCTTATCGAACGGATGCCGGATCCGCATCGTTTATCGCGCGGCGGGAAATACAGCCGGGAAAGCGTGGACCGGCTCGTCCGCCAGAAACAGGAGACGGAAGCGGCCGGGCGTTCCATCAATGACGTAGCGGAAGGGATCGGTGTAAGCGCCGGAAAAGTCCGGAAGGCCATCGAAGAACTTGAACTGGATGTGAAGAAAGTGGAAGCGCCCTTTGAAAAAGCGGCTTATCGCTTCGCCATCACGCCGGAACAGGAGGATGCGATTGCCCGGCATCTGCAAAAACGAACCACTACCCGCCCGAAACGGAATCAACTGTATTTGCCCCAATTGGATGCTGTCCTGTATCAGTCGTTCCGGATTGCGGGTGACCAGTTCGTGCGACTCCGGGAACATTCGAACAAGGGGTGCGGGTTCTATCTGGAGCATGAACAGTTCATCTCCATACAGGAAGGATTGAAAACGTACAATCTTCAACCGCGTTATGCCATCCACTCCCAGCGCAAGAGAGATGGCGCCGGATTCACGGACATCACCGTCCGGTTCGGCACACCGGAATTCTATCAGATCCTTGATGTGCTACTCGCGACATGCGGTGTCGAGAACTTCAATCTGGAAATCCTGAACCGGCGTGTGCGGATCGCCATCCGCAATGGCCGCTATCCGCGGAATGAGTTTGCGACACTGGAAGCGGCGGCTGCCCTGCAAAAGCATATCACCGGCGGGTTGCTTACCACAGAAGAAGGCGAATGGACCTTTTACAAGGACGATAAACTCGTGACGCTGGACGTACCGATCGAACTCTATCAGCAGTTGGAAAGACAGGCAAAAGCGGCGCACATGTCTCCGAAAGAATACATGCTTCAAGTGCTCGCGAAACAAGGAAAACAGACATAA
- a CDS encoding type II toxin-antitoxin system RelE family toxin produces the protein MYAVRFSDVALKKLKKMDRYQASLLIGWIEKNLQDSSNPRTLGKAVVANHKGKWRYHVGDYRILALIEDEKILITIIDVGHRKDIYE, from the coding sequence ATGTATGCTGTTCGTTTTTCAGATGTCGCCTTGAAGAAACTGAAAAAGATGGATCGGTACCAAGCTTCGCTCCTGATTGGCTGGATTGAAAAAAACTTGCAGGATTCCAGCAATCCCCGAACACTTGGAAAAGCAGTGGTTGCGAACCACAAGGGCAAGTGGCGTTACCATGTCGGTGACTACCGCATCCTGGCTTTAATCGAAGATGAAAAAATCCTTATTACCATAATCGACGTCGGACATCGAAAAGATATCTACGAATAA